Proteins from a single region of Verrucomicrobiia bacterium:
- a CDS encoding DUF1501 domain-containing protein translates to MISIPGEFGATCDGFSRREFLRLGGAGLVGVSLADLLRIQAGQSPDAGPAPGAPKNGWGRAKSVIILYLQGGPSHIDIWDPKPDAPSNVRGDFKPIRTKVPGILLSEVMPQLAGQMDKATLIRSMSYTPVGLFNHTAAIYQIMTGYTPDRVSPSGQLEPPAPNDFPHLGSQIARLRPPEVPMLPFVMLPRPLQESNVIGKGGTAGFLGAAFDPYYFYQDPAKEINLADLTLRQEVSRERLGRRESLLKTVNEAMPEMEQAVARYALDSYYQKAFDLVSSGRARDAFDLAREPDALRDRYGRHTFGQGCLLARRLIEAGTRVVQMNWPAVANGDPTVDAWDTHAANFGPLRNLHCPKLDSGLSALIEDMDQRGLLEETLVVALGEFGRSPRLGVSTSGNTNSPDGRDHWPYCYTAFIAGAGVSRGALYGKSDATASSPAENPVHPTQIVATIYHALGIDPHTMVMNHLNQPRELVQAEAVLGLFS, encoded by the coding sequence ATGATCTCCATTCCCGGCGAATTCGGCGCCACCTGCGACGGCTTCAGCCGCCGCGAATTCCTCCGCCTGGGTGGGGCGGGTCTGGTGGGGGTGAGCCTGGCCGACCTGCTGCGCATCCAGGCCGGCCAATCCCCCGATGCCGGGCCGGCACCCGGTGCCCCAAAAAACGGCTGGGGCCGCGCCAAATCGGTGATCATCCTCTACCTTCAGGGCGGTCCCAGCCACATTGACATCTGGGATCCCAAACCGGATGCACCGTCCAATGTCCGCGGTGACTTCAAGCCGATCCGCACCAAGGTCCCCGGCATCCTGCTCAGCGAGGTCATGCCGCAGCTTGCCGGCCAGATGGACAAGGCCACGCTGATCCGGTCCATGAGTTACACGCCGGTCGGTCTGTTCAACCACACGGCCGCCATCTACCAAATCATGACCGGTTACACCCCGGACCGCGTGTCGCCGTCGGGACAACTTGAACCGCCCGCCCCCAACGACTTCCCGCACCTCGGCTCGCAGATCGCGCGCCTCCGTCCGCCCGAGGTGCCGATGCTGCCCTTCGTGATGCTGCCGCGTCCCCTCCAGGAATCCAACGTGATCGGCAAGGGCGGCACCGCCGGCTTCCTCGGAGCCGCATTCGACCCGTACTATTTCTACCAGGATCCCGCAAAGGAGATCAACCTGGCGGACCTGACACTGCGCCAGGAGGTCTCGCGCGAACGGCTGGGGCGCCGTGAGTCGCTGCTCAAGACGGTGAATGAGGCGATGCCGGAGATGGAGCAGGCCGTCGCCAGGTACGCGCTCGACAGCTACTACCAAAAGGCGTTCGACCTGGTGAGCAGCGGACGCGCCCGCGACGCGTTTGACCTGGCCCGGGAACCCGATGCCTTGCGCGACCGGTATGGACGCCACACGTTCGGTCAGGGCTGCCTGCTGGCGCGTCGCCTGATCGAGGCCGGCACCCGGGTGGTGCAAATGAACTGGCCTGCGGTGGCGAACGGCGACCCGACGGTGGATGCGTGGGACACCCATGCGGCGAACTTCGGGCCCCTGCGCAATCTCCACTGTCCGAAGCTGGACTCGGGGTTGAGCGCGCTGATCGAGGACATGGATCAGCGCGGTCTCCTTGAGGAGACGCTGGTGGTGGCGCTGGGAGAGTTCGGCCGCAGTCCGCGCCTGGGCGTGAGCACGAGCGGCAACACCAACTCGCCCGACGGACGCGACCACTGGCCCTACTGCTATACCGCCTTCATCGCCGGCGCCGGCGTGAGCCGGGGGGCCCTGTATGGGAAGTCGGATGCCACCGCCAGCAGTCCGGCGGAGAACCCGGTCCACCCCACCCAGATTGTGGCCACCATTTATCACGCCCTGGGCATTGATCCCCACACCATGGTGATGAACCACCTCAACCAGCCCCGTGAACTTGTCCAGGCCGAAGCGGTCCTTGGGTTGTTCAGCTGA
- a CDS encoding DUF1553 domain-containing protein, which produces MSCPGAQCVVRILVAAGCLRLAAVTPAPDVVRPPQPPLPEITTLRLEPASLTLGDGRDARTVLVVGERADGGVLDLTGMARFAPDSAAVTVSEDGFISGHVVGDASVTVSAAGRTVRLPVAVKGTNHPPVGFVRDIEPILNRAGCSQGTCHGSAGGKNGFKLSLRGYDPHYDYQALVNDLNGRRFNRSAVDESLMLLKPLADLPHEGGQVLRPGSRQHELLRQWISEGARFEPLDVRATGLTILPETVELDLPGREQRFLILAQYPDGSTRDVTREAILSSNNEEVALVRGHTLTALRRGEMAVLVRYEGLYAAREVVVMGDRTGFDFAPMPEHNFVDRLVNAKLERMKINPSDLCTDAEFIRRVFLDLTGQPPTSDRVRAFLADLSETRAKREALIQELLVSPDYAAYWGNKFADLLQCNSENLGKKGVWVFREWIGRQFATNRPYDAFVRDLILAKGSTFENPAGNYLRALRDPDKMTEDISQTFLGVRFNCNKCHDHPFERWTQNQYYEFGAFFSQVAFKRGTLGRDVLIRGNETYASEQVSEDVVYHNYNGGEARHPRTAQVVPPRVPYGTTPPVPSGDDRRMAFAAWLTSPDNPYFAKSTVNRFWSYCFGRGIIDPVDDIRAGNPPSNAALLDALTETFVAGGFDVRRLLRTLCESRTYQLSIVPNRWNEDDAVNFSHALPRRLGAEQLLDAVAVATGYRPPFKDLPAGLRAVDLPDGMVRGNDFLALFGRPKRQSACECERSSNVTLSHALNLINGPTLGECVTSPHNRLKALVESEPDDRKVIEELYLGCLNRPPTEAELAAIHLGEGPQRLEAAQDLTWALLNTPAFLFNR; this is translated from the coding sequence ATGAGTTGTCCCGGAGCCCAATGCGTCGTCCGAATCCTGGTGGCCGCCGGATGCCTCCGGCTCGCCGCGGTGACTCCGGCCCCGGACGTCGTACGCCCTCCCCAGCCGCCGCTTCCTGAAATCACCACGCTGCGCCTGGAACCCGCGTCGCTGACCCTGGGGGACGGCCGGGATGCCCGGACGGTGCTGGTGGTCGGCGAGCGGGCGGACGGCGGGGTGCTGGACCTGACCGGCATGGCGCGCTTCGCGCCGGATTCGGCGGCCGTGACGGTCTCCGAGGACGGTTTCATCTCCGGACACGTCGTCGGTGACGCCTCGGTCACGGTGTCCGCCGCCGGTCGAACGGTCCGCCTGCCGGTCGCTGTGAAGGGCACGAACCATCCCCCTGTGGGCTTTGTGCGCGACATTGAGCCGATCCTCAACCGGGCCGGCTGCAGCCAGGGGACGTGCCACGGATCCGCCGGCGGCAAGAACGGGTTCAAGCTGTCCCTGCGTGGCTACGACCCGCACTACGACTATCAGGCACTGGTCAACGATCTGAATGGGCGCCGCTTCAACCGCTCGGCCGTGGATGAGTCCCTGATGCTCCTGAAGCCCCTCGCCGACCTGCCCCATGAGGGCGGCCAGGTGCTCCGCCCCGGATCCCGCCAGCACGAACTCCTGCGTCAATGGATCTCCGAGGGCGCCCGGTTCGAGCCTCTCGATGTCCGCGCAACAGGCCTGACCATCCTGCCGGAAACGGTCGAACTGGACCTGCCCGGACGCGAGCAGCGGTTCCTCATCCTTGCCCAATATCCGGACGGCTCGACCCGCGACGTCACCCGGGAGGCCATCCTGTCGAGCAACAACGAGGAGGTGGCCCTGGTCCGTGGCCACACCCTGACCGCACTCCGGCGGGGGGAGATGGCCGTGCTGGTGCGCTACGAGGGGCTGTATGCGGCGCGCGAGGTGGTCGTGATGGGGGATCGAACCGGGTTCGATTTCGCACCGATGCCCGAACACAACTTCGTGGACCGCCTGGTCAACGCGAAGCTGGAACGGATGAAGATCAATCCTTCGGACCTGTGCACCGATGCCGAGTTCATCCGCCGTGTCTTTCTGGACCTCACCGGCCAGCCCCCGACGTCGGACCGGGTCCGTGCCTTTCTGGCCGACCTCTCGGAGACGCGCGCCAAGCGGGAGGCCCTGATCCAGGAACTCCTGGTGTCCCCGGACTACGCCGCCTACTGGGGCAACAAGTTTGCCGATCTCCTCCAGTGCAACTCGGAGAATCTTGGAAAGAAGGGCGTGTGGGTGTTCCGGGAGTGGATTGGACGCCAATTCGCCACCAACCGGCCGTACGACGCATTCGTCCGTGACCTGATCCTGGCCAAGGGGAGCACCTTCGAGAACCCCGCCGGGAACTACCTGCGGGCCCTTCGTGATCCCGACAAGATGACCGAGGACATCTCCCAGACCTTCCTCGGGGTGCGGTTCAACTGCAACAAGTGCCACGATCATCCCTTCGAACGCTGGACCCAGAACCAGTACTACGAGTTCGGCGCGTTCTTCTCCCAGGTTGCATTCAAGCGCGGAACGCTGGGGCGGGACGTCCTGATCCGCGGCAACGAGACCTACGCCTCGGAACAGGTCTCGGAGGACGTCGTTTACCACAATTACAACGGCGGCGAGGCGCGGCACCCAAGGACCGCCCAGGTGGTGCCGCCCCGGGTTCCCTACGGGACGACCCCTCCGGTGCCGTCGGGCGACGACCGCCGGATGGCGTTCGCCGCCTGGCTGACCTCGCCGGACAACCCCTATTTCGCGAAATCCACGGTGAACCGCTTCTGGAGTTACTGCTTCGGCCGCGGCATCATTGACCCGGTGGATGACATCCGCGCCGGCAACCCACCCAGCAATGCCGCGCTGCTCGACGCGCTGACCGAAACGTTCGTGGCCGGCGGCTTCGACGTCCGCAGACTGCTGCGCACCCTCTGCGAGTCGCGAACCTACCAGTTGAGCATCGTCCCCAACCGCTGGAACGAGGACGACGCGGTCAATTTTTCCCACGCCCTGCCCCGACGCCTCGGCGCCGAGCAACTGCTGGATGCCGTCGCCGTGGCGACGGGGTACCGCCCACCGTTCAAGGATCTGCCCGCGGGCCTCCGGGCCGTGGACCTTCCCGACGGCATGGTGCGCGGCAACGATTTTCTGGCGCTGTTCGGGCGTCCGAAACGACAGAGCGCCTGCGAATGCGAGCGTTCGTCCAACGTCACGCTTTCCCACGCCCTCAACCTGATCAATGGTCCGACCCTGGGCGAGTGTGTGACCAGCCCGCACAATCGTTTGAAGGCGCTCGTGGAGTCGGAGCCCGACGATCGCAAGGTGATCGAGGAGCTGTATCTCGGCTGCCTGAACCGCCCGCCCACCGAAGCGGAACTGGCCGCAATCCACCTCGGCGAGGGCCCGCAGCGCCTCGAAGCGGCACAGGATCTCACCTGGGCCCTGCTCAATACCCCTGCGTTTCTGTTCAACCGATGA
- a CDS encoding amino acid permease, with protein sequence MSKRKSVGGVTYTAADSGYFEKRGLRRYARVWSLWALGVGAVISGHYSGWNLGLGAGFGGMMIALLLIAAMYWGLIFCLAEMSPALPHTGGAYSFARSAMGPWGGMITGLAESIEYLLTPAVIVFFISSYMSAIFGTSTVWLPLWWAGFYAAFLLLNLRGVELSFQVSVVVTLAALAVLAVYWVSALPHADPARWALNIGVAPDGSRMELPDGHGPWLPFGLRGALGALPFAVWLFLAIEQLPLAAEEAFDPKRDMPRGLIYGMGTLMFSAVMTTVLNASVGSADAGAMRGAFSLASSGEPLLDGFRVLYGSGPARVLALVAVIGLVASFHTIIFAYGRQIYSLSRAGYYLRFMSLTHGRHKVPHMALCSGTGIGFAIMLAVWFLAGAEKGADVIGGTLLNMAVFGAMISYAMQGLSFILLRWKRPDIERPYRSPLGIPGAVLTILIAALTLSFQLRDPVYRLGVAAAAVWYALGLLYFAMIGRHQLVLSPEEEFALSRESLNAPKEGA encoded by the coding sequence ATGTCGAAAAGGAAATCCGTTGGCGGCGTCACCTACACTGCAGCCGACAGTGGATACTTTGAGAAGCGGGGACTTCGCCGCTACGCGCGGGTCTGGTCCCTTTGGGCCCTGGGAGTGGGGGCGGTGATTTCAGGCCACTATTCCGGCTGGAATCTCGGACTCGGTGCCGGCTTTGGCGGCATGATGATCGCCCTGCTTCTCATCGCGGCCATGTACTGGGGCCTGATCTTCTGTCTCGCAGAGATGTCCCCCGCCCTGCCCCACACCGGCGGCGCCTACTCCTTCGCCCGGAGCGCCATGGGGCCCTGGGGCGGCATGATCACCGGCCTGGCCGAAAGCATTGAGTACCTCCTCACCCCCGCGGTGATTGTCTTCTTCATCAGCTCGTACATGTCGGCCATCTTCGGAACGTCCACCGTGTGGCTGCCGCTTTGGTGGGCCGGCTTCTACGCCGCGTTCCTGCTCCTCAACCTCCGGGGGGTCGAACTGTCGTTCCAGGTTTCCGTGGTCGTCACGCTCGCGGCGCTCGCGGTCCTGGCCGTCTACTGGGTCAGCGCCCTGCCCCACGCCGATCCTGCGCGCTGGGCGCTCAACATCGGGGTCGCACCAGACGGATCCCGCATGGAGCTTCCCGACGGCCACGGACCCTGGCTGCCCTTCGGACTGCGGGGCGCCCTCGGCGCGCTGCCCTTCGCCGTCTGGCTCTTCCTCGCCATCGAGCAGCTCCCCCTCGCCGCGGAGGAGGCCTTCGACCCGAAACGCGACATGCCCCGCGGACTCATCTATGGCATGGGCACGCTGATGTTCTCCGCCGTGATGACCACCGTGCTCAATGCCTCCGTCGGCTCCGCGGATGCCGGCGCCATGCGCGGAGCCTTTTCCCTCGCGAGTTCCGGGGAGCCGCTGCTGGACGGATTCCGGGTGCTGTACGGCAGCGGGCCTGCCCGGGTCCTGGCGCTCGTCGCCGTCATCGGCCTGGTCGCCAGCTTTCACACGATCATTTTTGCCTACGGACGCCAGATCTATTCGCTCTCCCGCGCCGGCTACTACCTGCGCTTCATGTCCCTGACCCACGGCCGGCACAAGGTGCCGCACATGGCCCTGTGCAGCGGTACGGGGATCGGCTTTGCCATCATGCTCGCGGTCTGGTTTCTCGCGGGGGCCGAGAAGGGCGCGGACGTCATCGGCGGCACCCTGCTCAACATGGCGGTCTTTGGCGCGATGATCTCCTATGCCATGCAGGGCCTCAGCTTCATCCTGCTCCGCTGGAAACGGCCCGACATCGAACGTCCGTACCGCAGCCCCCTCGGCATCCCCGGCGCCGTCCTCACGATCCTCATCGCCGCCCTGACCCTGTCGTTCCAGCTCCGGGATCCCGTCTACCGGCTGGGGGTCGCTGCCGCAGCGGTTTGGTACGCCCTGGGTCTCCTCTACTTCGCAATGATCGGACGTCACCAGCTCGTTCTTTCCCCGGAGGAGGAGTTCGCCCTATCCCGCGAATCCCTAAACGCTCCAAAGGAAGGGGCGTGA